The genomic interval GGTCGACGCGCACGCCGCTCCGCCCCGGCGGTGGTGTCATATTCGGCCCCAAGCCCCGGGACTGGTCCATCAAGATCAACCGCAAGGAGAAGCGCCTCGCCATCTCCACTGCGCTCGCTAGTGCGGCCGTGGCAGAAGATGCATTCGTCGTGGAGGAGTTCGACGAGGAGTTCTCTTCGGGCCCCAAGACCAGGGACTTCGTGGCCGCGCTTCAGCGGTGGGGGCTCGACCCCAAGCAGAAGGCCATGTTCTTCGCCACGGACTTTACCGACAATGTGCGGCTCAGCGGCAGGAACATTGGCTCCCTCAAGATGCTAACCCCAAGGACTCTCAACCTATACGACATCCTCGATGCCCGCAAGCTCTTCTTCACCCCGGCCGCCATTGACTACCTCAACTCCAGGTACGGCGCCACGGTCTTTGATGAATACGAGGGTGATACCGATGGCGAGGACGATGGTGAAGAGGAAGCAGAGGAGGTGCAAGAGGAAGAAGGAAGCGCAGAGGAGGCTGCTCAAGGTACATAGCTATGCATTCAGGtgtctttttattatttctatGCTAGGCATGTGTGAAATGAGCAACTGATGTTATCCAGTGACCCtttattttacatgtttaAGTTGATAGTTAGGATATGAATTGTTCCGATTGAATGGTACATAGCACTCcttccgttctaaaatataagtatttctagaattcaaattttgtacaacaatataaacatttatgcaCCGATTCCCATAATTTCAATGATTCAAATGATTGCAAAGCCAGTCAGATGTTTAAAAagagaatctaatcaattcaaaattaaaaaattgaccaCTGAAATGACTAAATGGAATATATGCTAAATAacctaaaaatgcttatattttgaaacggaggtagtaattttCTTAACTCTTAGCTATGCTCTGCTGTAAATATCCTGAATTGATCGATGCTAAATACGTATGCTGATAAAGATACAGTGGAAAAGAAACAGAAAGCATAGCCATTTTTGTCTATGAACATCACTTTAGTTACTAAGGATGGATAAATGCCTTTTAGTCTTGTAGACTTATAGAGCTATTCTTTGTTTGAGACAGTTATCGTATTCTTTCCACCTTACAAAATTACCATGCAAAtgtgtgtatttttttcttctgaaagATCCCATAACTCCAGGACATAATtcaatggtttattttagaagCATGCTTGGAGATCCACCTAGACTAGACCTATGGTAGCTCATGGTAGACCTGCAATGTCTGTATTGCTGTATTTTACTCGTGGTTTTGCATCTCCCTAGTGTTTCCATTCAGTGTTCAGGAGCAGCCCAGCAATTTGCAAATAGGAAATGACTTCACCTAATGGCGGTTAAATTTTTGGCTAAAGGTTAATTAGGTCCTAATTATTGGACTTAAGAATAAGAAGAATGAGACTGCTTAGAATCCatgaaaaccataaaatcaataCACTTTGCTAAGGGAGAGAAATGGACTAAACCAGAACTCCGGGAAATCCCGGCACAATCCTTATAATAGTGGCACGTCTGGTGTGCCACACTGCTACCTGCCTATTACCTATCACTTGAAACGTTGTTAGCCATTGGCGCTGTCACCATTCacttcaaatatgttttgttaGACCTTAGAACCATCTTAATAAAGCAGTTAGTGGTGAATAGGCTGGTTTAAGTGGTGTTAGAGGTGAAACCTGGTTAATACACACCTTTTCTCCATCTCTCAAGCACGTCTTTTCTGCAAATACTATTATATAATAACTATAATTGATGTTAAATTTATGGTACATGTTAGTGCTGTCTATTAGAATCTCTTAGTTTGAGCATTTCTCAGGAACTTCTTTTTGTATGACTTTCAGATGAGACTGCAGAGACTGAGGCTGATAGCAATTCCTAGGAAAGAGGGTGTAGACTGGGTGTTTTTCATTTGTTGGTCTGGTAATTTCTTCCCTGATGCAGAAGTGTTTTGGTTACTTTTGTTGTAAGTTTATAACGCTTTTTCACTGATGCAGTATATTAGATCTTCCAAACtgcacatatattttgaaatacacTGTGAAGTGTCAACCactgcatatttttcttgcaatTTCATACATAAGTGCTTCCCAACCTTGCTTTGAAAAACCGATGTTAACCTGCTGGTTACCACTAATTTTCTAACATCTTGAGTTGTGTTATAATTACGAACTAGTATGGTGGTCCGCGCATATTGCGCGTGTagcatcattataaatttctctctcataattacatatatgttttatgtttatttttaaaaacattaaaattggCAATATAATTTAAACTCTGCCTTGActtgaccaaatttatatgtttaatattttaattattgacatagtaattcatatgtatataaaacaaaagtgATGGATCTTTTACTattgtcatatttataaaataaattaatgatatCTAACatctattgtatatttgtttatcttcATTTTTCCATCTTTATCTTTAGAATATTAGTGATGTCTTCTTAGTATcagaatattatttattaccaatattcttatattttatttcgtCGTTGTTGGTATAGCTTCGAGAATTAAATATCATTTGTTAGTTGCATTTTTAAATGAATTATAaagctatttttattttctttaattaacaTGTGTAACAATTTTCAACTAAtgtgaaattatatttctacataGACTTGTCTTTTAGTTTTCCCAGTTTTTTATTctgaaatacaatttaatcacctgtatttttctcttaattaatagataagaGTCCATGTAGAAACATTTCTCTCTAttgtgattatttttagttttgaatccaaattttagttttttttccctaaattgtatttctacctGGACTCTTATCTCaatactaattttaaatttttatctgaattttacctttttggaatttgtatttctacgtggactcatattttaattgttattcatgatttcatactttttaaaaaatcgtaTTTCTAGTTGATctctgattattttttatttttgacattAGTTTGATGATTTTTACACCGTCAGAGTGAACATAGTGTGTAGTCAGTATAATTAGCAAACAAATACTTGTATAGCTCCTAGTTGGTGAGAGACCATAAATGACTATTGTTttccaaatataaaacatgCTTCCGATAGAAAAGAGTCCAAATTTTCTACGTCAATACATGTACAGTCTAATcgatctttttttgtttttcctattgTTCCTACGTAACTTAAACAATACATGCATAGTCCGATTGATGTTTTCCTTGCTTGTCCgattgatgttttatttttttaaaatttttctccgattaaccTTAGAATTTCTAGCCCGTGAGGAGTAACGTGGAGCCTCCTTTTCCTGttactttgtatatataatatatatataatagattgctGGCTCCACGATTTGTTGAATTGTTTGTTCTATGACCAACTTTTTCACTGGGTGAACTTTAACAAGCCTTTCAGAGGACTCACTACATTTTACGCTGTGGAAACTTGTCTAGCTCAACTTGGACATGGAGATTGGATCATCATAGCCTGCTTCTGATCTTGAATTTCTAAGCTCAGATCAGCCCTAAACAACGGGCCATTTTGCTCAGGTTTACTTGTATATCACCTGAGAATTTTAGCGAGCCAACCCTCTACCAGACTAAGGATATTCTAGGGAACAAAGAATATATACACTAGTGCCTCACCATAATATCCCACCATTTTTCTAATTATTAGAGTGACTGGGCACTTGGGTCATGCAAGAAGAATTGTTGGGCTGTCCTTTAAGTCCACCCAAACAACACTTCTCGACCAGACAATAACTTTTCCATTTGTTCTGACATTCCACAACAAGTGCACTATGGCCAATGCTGCGTCTGTCTTTAGAATGGTGCAAACTCTTGCTACATTCTACTGTTTTATCTGCCATTTTTAGTTGGTCTATCGGTGCAGTTTATTTATAGTTTGCCCTATCTTACTGACTTACTCTGGTTTCAACAATAACTAAAGAAATCTGAAAAGGTATGAAATATAATTCAATAAAGGGATTTCTGAGATTGTTACTAACATACCCTCTATGTTTCATgatgtaagactttatagattatatatatacacacacatacatttATTATTGGATTAATCTAGACAAGGCTggaaaatcttataatttaaaacagaagaggaagaggaagaggaaggagaaaTATTTCGCGTATCTATGAATGGAAAAGAGAAGAGTCTCGTTTTGGGCTTAGCTAGCTTTCTTGAGAGTTGACGCtatcttttaagtttttttggGGGGTGGGGAAGGGGGTAAAAAGCTATTATTTCAtccatttcacaatataagactttctagtattgtatacatttatatggatgctaatgaatatatatatatatatataaattatgtatatttattaattaataaatctagagaagactagaaagtcttacgatataaAACAAAGGTAGTATAAATAATGGGAGTCGGACCTAAGCACATCATTTCACTTATTATTCTAAAAACTGGTCATGCAAAATATTTAAGTTGATTGGTTCTGATTTGGAATATTGGATAGATTGGCTGGAACTGTTTCCGTCCCTACATATTAGGTCTGCGTTATGCTCCTTAGAAGGAATCAATACGGAAAAAACTTGCCGTATATTAAATTTCATCAGTATTATGCCCTATGCATATGCAGCAGCAGACTAATATTGTGCCAATGGCTGCTTTGTGTTACTGAATTTACTCGGTGAGAGTCTCCAactcaaaacaaaattgtaCTAGGTCATCTCAAAGTCTCGGGCAGTAACAGGAGAAACCGTTGATTCCACGTTCAGGTCAGTGTCAGGTGGTGTTTATATTGGGAAATCTTtgaaagaagtgtcacgttaaatgtttgaccggatgtcagaagggttttcagacacgaataaaagaacgaatttcacggctagcctgaaaaccgcgagacgaatttttaagcctaattaatccgtcattagcacatgttggttactgtagcacttatggctaatcatggactaattaggctcaaaagattcgtcttaagattttttccgtaattgtgcaattagtttttttggttcatctatattcaatgctttatttaggtgtccaaaaattcgatgtgatgtttttgataaaaaatttgggaactaaataggccctgtttagatccttcaaaatgacaaaagttttatcattttgaagtactttttggcaaaatggatctaaacactagggtAAGAAAATGACAAGTTTGCATTTGGCATTTGACAgtctagagtagcaaatttcaccaaaaagtACATAGGGATGCggaccacctctcacttttgccaaaaaatagCAACTTTTACGTgcctctaaacaccaacttgcaaaaatgcaataccaaaacttttgccaccaaaacttttgttaTTTGCCATTTCAAATACCTATAAACAGGGTCTTAGTAGACAAAAAAAGCTAGTGAAGTAAGGTAGTATTCCTTTGGAGGATGATTGTAGAGAACTAGAAATGATCGTCGTTGCCGGCTACTTTTATGGGGTGTTGGTCTGATCTCCTTTGGAGCTCCTCTTATCATCTGTGTCGTAAAGTTTGCACACGTCGTTGTCGATTAGTCCATCCGCAGCTTTATGTCCAATGGGCTAAAAGTTATCCTGCTCCGTGCTTTGTGGTTGTTTGACCAAAAAACTTTATGTACCTTTTGAGCTGTAAGGGTAGTTACAGTGCGCTGATGTGGCGTTTAGCCCCAGCATGCCACGGCGGAGAGAGAAATCTCGCTTTTTGCTCGACCTGCCAAGCTCCGCGCCTCCTCGTGAGGACACATTGCTACGGCTCGTGCCTCGGCATGGGCCctgaggagagagaaagaggaccATCCGCCTGTTGCCAACACCGCCGACGCCCCTCGCTTCACCAGCGactgcggccgccgcgccgccctccaCCCTCCTcccacggccgccgcgccgccccagAGAGGAGCTCTGGCGggcggggagagagaggagggacaAAAGGAGCAACGGAGGAGAAAAAGAGGACGCATGGAGAGAGAAGGTCATGGAGCCCACTTAAAGCTGTTGTGGGTCTCATTTTGAATGGTGAGGCGTGTGGTTTATGGAGTAGTTTCGTCTACGTGGCACATGGGAGAGTGCCCTCCACTGTGAATGCCCTATTCATTTCCGTGAAAATTTCTTTATCGAAGTTGCCCGATATATAATGGCTCTGAATCTCCAGATTGGCCACCGGATAAACATCCCCAATGCCAAACATAATGGTGGAGACTAATTTCATAATGCTAATATGAAATTCTAGATTTTTCTAAGACCTTTTTTTATAGTTGATGAACGACAGATGTCGagggaaataaaagatttatgaTAATTATTTAGGGGCACAAACAAATTATTGAGAAGTTggatttaaatattttcttgcaAATGCTAATGAAGGAGTTTCTTTTAATCGTATCTTTTATAAACTTGTAAAATGTCTaatatttaacgtcgttgatGGTAGCTTTATAAACCTAGTCTTCTGGTATGTTGCAAGCTTGGTGAGACTCGAGATCGATTGGGATCTGAATCCTTAGAGTCCCTCAGCGGAGATCTTTTGATCCGAACTTCGGTAAAAGGCTATGTCTCCCTGCTCTCCCTCTTACATCATATTTACAATTCTCTTGATTCATGTTCCTTATTATACACTACTATTTACCTATCTTAGCTCTTTCCTGGCGCATAAGAGTGCTTTGGTTGCATCCCTATCGAAGGACTGAACCCAGTGATCCGAAGTTCTGATTTCAAGGATCAAAAGTTTTGGTCTGTATTTTTTACGGAACAAAGAATGTCGATTGGAAGTTTTGAATATTCTAATCGGATAGTTTGATccatttctaagttttttttaagaacgtCTATTCACCTCTAGTCAATTTAATTGTCTTTTCAGAcgtgacttatattttttatatttacatatttttaataagacaaacaattaaaacatgttaaaaagttaaccgtgttaaatattaaaacccGGAGGGAGTCTATAATTTGTAAGCCAACAAACAAAACCTATTTGATACGGTCTAAATAACATTACCGGCCGATTAACTTGGCGTTTTGACGATTTTAGAACGGAGTAACACGGTAAGGtataactaaaaatttacaaatttacagtATAACATCATGGAGAGTGGGGAAGAGGGGGCCTTcggtatttgtattttttaattacccATAAAATTCTTACCAAAATTATTAACTATGGTAATTTGGTTTGATGTTGTTTTAGAAATGCAACTCTTTTTCAAACCGATCCTTAGGGCTAGcagtgatataaaaaatacgcTGTGGCAAGTTTAGTAAAAGAAATCGCAAAGAATCCCAGTTACACATTCAAGATGGATGCCCAAGGTGCAGGATTTGAAAATACGATGATAGCAACTCGGTTATTAGCCTTGTGAAGCTAGTAAATCAATAAACTGCTTGGTAAACCGGCCAGGTTTAACAAAAATCAAACTGAAAGATAACTTTTTTGGAAAATGCATTGGATCATTAGTTCTTAATATGGGCAAACCACTGGAGAGCAGCAAGCGGTGATAAATGGTTTTCTAACCATTGCATTTCAATAGATGTGAACAGATCTGCATGCATCACGTCTCGCAGAGCCTCCCATTTCGGGTCCGGGGCACGCTGCCTTTCCCGTGGTGAGGAGACGCAAGTAGCAAAAGGCACCAACATTGGTCGCCTCGCGCCGGCCAGCCATTCGGACGTTTTTGCCGTAGCGGTCGTGACACGAAagcgcgagcgcgggcacgccGTAGCTTTTCGCCCAAAGCAAGCatcgctcgcccgctcgcccgatCCATCCGTGATCCGTCCGCCACTCCTCCGAGCCGACCTCCGCATTTCCGCTCCCTCACACTAGTCACTAGTAGTAGTCGTCACTACTTCCGCTACTGGCCCGGTGGCCCCTCTCCCCGCACGACAGCATGGCGCGCACGTCTGCTATGCCCGCCCGCCTGCCAGCACCGCACCGCATCACCATGTACGCACGCTGATGGGTCGGCCATCCCGCATACGCGGGCACGGGAGGGGCCGGCCGGCTGTGGGCGTTGCCGTTCGTAAAACGGCAATATTCTGGATAGCGTCGTCAAGTcgttaattaaaaaaccagTCAGAAAGATAGCGT from Oryza brachyantha chromosome 3, ObraRS2, whole genome shotgun sequence carries:
- the LOC102700783 gene encoding 50S ribosomal protein L4, chloroplastic — translated: MAASSVASTLLLSLSSSSSPFLSSAPASFLPSSSSSSPRVSVAAGRQKAAVSVLRALRAEAATLPVLSFSGEKVGEVALDLKSAPPSTARAVVHRGLITDRQNKRRGTASTLTRGEVRGGGRKPYQQKKTGKARRGSTRTPLRPGGGVIFGPKPRDWSIKINRKEKRLAISTALASAAVAEDAFVVEEFDEEFSSGPKTRDFVAALQRWGLDPKQKAMFFATDFTDNVRLSGRNIGSLKMLTPRTLNLYDILDARKLFFTPAAIDYLNSRYGATVFDEYEGDTDGEDDGEEEAEEVQEEEGSAEEAAQDETAETEADSNS